TTTGAACTTTGACATTGACAAACGCACAGATTACTATTAAATTGGACAACGATTGTCATTTATCGGTCGACTATtgataattgatttttttatttttttcatgtaCACAGTATAGCACTGATTCATTCATACACGACGTGACCGGTGACAACCGACGGGTGACGCCCGCGGCCCGAGtcgggcttcataacgttatcgaatacccgaaaaaatatcgttacgtaccggtattttcataatggtagccagataacggtatttttttatcgatatctagtaacataaccaaaaaatatcgttataaaaataccggtaaatataacgatattttctggcatcaggtatgcggtatgcgtcgtgcaccaaatctcactcgcagcccaacttccgaCTTCCAAGCACCAGTTTTTACATACGTGgaaaagccatgcttcggcacgaatgggccggctcgaccggagaaatattacgttctcacagaaaaccggcgtgaaacatcgcttgcgctgtgttttgccgagtgagtgagtttaccggaggtccaatcccctcccctattcccttcccttctcttccctacactcccatattaccctattccctcttaaaaggccggcaacgcagctgcagctcttctgatgctgcgagtgtccatgggcgacggaagttgctttccgtcaggtgacccgtttgctcgttcacccccttatttttataaaaaaaaactttgacttaatAAGTCAAGATGGTGCTGGAATTTGTTTAGTCAATGAATGCTTTCTGCATTATGCAAGGTACCTATgtccatatttatttacttgttttaattgtggcgaatgcgggggatgggcaaaatatggataattatttgtatgtcttagtatttattactagaattctaagtttaatacatatatattttgtagactgtagttaaaaatatcaacataatatttaaaaaaggaagcacaaattatatgatagcatttacaaaatatgtaggtattataacacggagaatattttaaggagcgtagcccgtcagatcagaggcgctttgcacacgacggggctgggcggaccggtcaatttcgccgtgaacgatagcacaaagagaatcctacaatatgtattaccaacgcacaccaagGGCAAAAAACCAAGGGCTCTGGCGGCGcggcatgtccgcggctgcccgccgtggatcacacaaaccagttcaCATACAATAACACAGACGGCGCGGCGGTGCGAGGCGGCTgctagctctattctctctatctccactagAACGAACGTCCTGAACTGACTGCCTCTACTCGTCGTGTGCTACCTCCGCGGCGAGGGCAACTGCAGACATCGACGAGCAGACGCGGTCTTTATTCCTTCGTGGACAAAAAGCCCGcctcgccccgtcgtctgcaaaacaaCAGAGTCCGCCCCGCAGCCAGCGCACGGCGCACGTgctgacaatacaataatttactatacaaaccataaattagtaatatttgaacaaagatactaagcactgaactactgagtactgaccatgtcattctcattagacgtcatttttcctataatatatacctactggtCATCAGACAcatctagtttaattttgtgcatactgcatactgaattgactgattaaattaagtatttattttacaaaaggtaacgttatcaaagaacatatatttaccgttataaatcctatttaccgttataacatttaccggtattaattccaatttttaccgttatttctagtatccggtaaattttcataccgttatctatgcccttgaagcaataacgttatgaaaaaataccggtatttgaagcccAGGGCCCGACAGCCCGGCGCCGAcaggcggcgcgcggcggcccgCCGCGGTCGCggatgtcaatttttttttcttggcaacttgacacaagAGCGATAGGGCTGGGCCTGGATGTCATTGTCAAACTCAATGTcaaacttttaaattttaaaatattttatcaaaaattattGCTTTGGTTCGTgggtttgtaatttgtataaattgtaaaatttgcAAAGtacattacttatttttgtacaACATTTATATAACTACAAACTTGAACTAAACCTAAATCAAAACTTACTATTACAATAGtagaaaaaataagaaaacttgATAATTTGTGTAAACTTTCTACCTCCTGATACTTCAGAGTTTAGGTGCGTATtattcatttgaattttgagtcTTGTGTTCGTCTGTTTCTGACGAGTATCTATACTCTTTCAGCGATGGCCGCTCCGAAGCCCAACCAATTGATGAGCTGCCCTTACAACAAGGCGCACCAGGTGGAACACTACCGGATGCACATCCACCTGCAGAAGTGCCGAAAGCAGTATCCCAACTGCGACAAGGCGCTCTGCCCCTTCGACGCCACTCATGTCGTCAACGATGTCGAACTTGACGTAAGTTTAATCTTGATCTCGTGAATGAACTGATGTAAATAAGATAGTAATGCTCCTGGCAGATGGGAAGTAATCTAGTGAACATTTATTCTGCaaacaataggctacttgacctatattcaatttcattgaacaaatgcatataagaataagaataatttattcaatttatcGCTACAAAAACACCACCATTATAAAATACACAaaagaataacaaaaaaaaattggaaataaaaaataaaatattctaaaagaaacaaaacatgtgttgtgaaaaaaaagaataatatgtacaaaaatAGCAGTGCATTGCTACGTAAAAAAGAAAAGGTGATCACTCAGGTTTTGACAGCGACAGACGCCGCTGTCCCTGGTCTTCCGTGACCACCTGTCTCAATATCTCAAGTGACCACCATATCTCAAGTAGAGCTTGGTCTAGGAAACAGTATTTCACctttattgtcaaataaaagcttatgattgataaaaagtcgatttgaaaaatatgcttttatattttttatttgtactaaCAAAAACGCTTTTGTGGTACTTCTGATTTGGACGTGATGTCATCAcacatcaacatttttatgggaaTGTGAAAAGCGATTAACATGAAGAAATGTGTAGGTCAAGACGTAGCCTATTGGTTTGATTCattgaaaaatattgttaactGTTAAAGGTTGCATTGTTTGTATGTTACATTTATGTGGGTGTTCAATTAATTATAAAGTAccctttattaaaaatatgttgtttcaattttgtaatttatctcTTTCAGTTTCATGTGTCCAATTGTCCGAAACGTGAAATGTTTGACAGCCAAATGTATGTAGTCGACAGCGACTTCAGGCCCGTAGTGCCCGTGCAAGCCGCTAAGGAGGTGGAGTGTGAGGAAGACTGGGATGATGTAAGTAAAAAGTGCTAATGGAGTGTAGAAAAATTCTAGAAAATATATGGCTGGGATAGCAagttacagctcgacaaggctttaaatgaacgtggcgagaaaaggaactaacgctgccatcatacaaaaacgtcatttttgacagttcttcacCAGCTTCTTCACCAGTGCCCCGTCCactttcatttaaagccttaaaGCACATTATTGCCTATTTTAAAAGTCTTAAAGATGTTTTTATTACAAACATTCCcctaataatgattattattacaaGAAAAGTAGTAGAATTATTGTAATATGCAAGTTTTTgtgtataaatattaattatttgtgtTTACTTCCTATGGAGAATAAATActcttatttatatttatccCTGAATTATGATTAGAAATTGTAGCTGTGTATGATACATAGACTCAATTCACAAATGTATTTCAGGAGTGTGTGGCATCAAGCTACAAGCCTGACCTGGCCAAGAAGGCTTCTCACATAATTATTAAGCCGAGAGGCGCCACACCGTCAGAGCGCAGAAAATTGAGAATGGAAAACATCAAAACTTACCGTCCTCAGAATGATGATGACAAATAGTAGGTATTACTATTTATCATTGTACACTGACggatatgcatattgcatagtaTGACCAATTATTTTTCTATAGCACAGAAgatgataaaatatatgtaaatgTCAATTTGTCTAATTATCTGTAAAAAATCTATTCTTGTTAGTATACAAATTGTTTCGTATGTGGTCACACTATGCATGGCAGAGCCCAAAACAATTTACAACAAAGTGCAAGTGTTTTCATTCATATTATCATATAAGatctgatattattatattttgtttattcttGGGCTGTTGACTCGTTGATTATCC
This DNA window, taken from Aricia agestis chromosome 19, ilAriAges1.1, whole genome shotgun sequence, encodes the following:
- the LOC121736587 gene encoding gametocyte-specific factor 1-like, with protein sequence MAAPKPNQLMSCPYNKAHQVEHYRMHIHLQKCRKQYPNCDKALCPFDATHVVNDVELDFHVSNCPKREMFDSQMYVVDSDFRPVVPVQAAKEVECEEDWDDECVASSYKPDLAKKASHIIIKPRGATPSERRKLRMENIKTYRPQNDDDK